A window of the Cheilinus undulatus linkage group 21, ASM1832078v1, whole genome shotgun sequence genome harbors these coding sequences:
- the si:ch211-256e16.3 gene encoding kelch-like protein diablo, with protein MAEISAVNAGLPSPSTINVTFPVPEDASTAAAAPPAASLSSDDYLFVEARHPNTVLQGLNSLRLNNAFCDVTLCCGGQEFPCHRIVLASFSSYFQAMFSTDLIESKQERVAINGVEPQMIGMLVSYAYTSEVYISKANVQALLAAANLLDVMAVREACCRFMERQMDEMNCVGIHCFAEAHSCKRLENSSMDYILEHFSNVYQQEEFLSLCVDKLTEILASDHLNVLKEEVVFEAAMLWLNKCPSRKQSFEKVLEHIRLPLISPYYLHDVIESLDVVKENQACQRLISEAKDYLLLKDRRGELYCPRARPRRSTGTAEVIVTVGGEDDKVVLRSVESFDPVTNQWKNLACLPFAVSKHGLVVSDSTLYLAGGEFPDGSASREMWRYDPCFDSWFEMAPMNVARSELGLVMLDGFVYAVGGWEGRSRLDSVECYNPHTNLWQFTEPVKMAVTSPAVVALDGLLYVTGGAVLEDGDGTDLAQVYNPKTSVWTEIAPMQIARSGSAACTLKGKLYVIGGWHASTENTDKVECYNPKTNQWTMCAPMKERRYRPGAAVVDGKIYVLGGEEGWDRYHDTIERYCDETDTWEIVGEMPTSRSWLSCVSLQLRKDICMSSCPDTPNDN; from the exons ATGGCTGAAATTAGTGCTGTCAACGCTGGTTTGCCCTCACCATCCACTATTAACGTCACTTTCCCGGTGCCAGAGGACGCCAGCACCGCCGCTGCAGCTCCTCCTGCAGCCTCCCTGAGCAGCGACGACTACCTGTTTGTGGAAGCCAGGCACCCCAACACCGTCCTGCAGGGCCTCAATAGCCTGCGGCTCAACAACGCCTTCTGTGATGTGACCCTGTGCTGTGGAGGACAGGAGTTCCCCTGCCATCGAATCGTGCTGGCCTCTTTTAGCTCCTACTTTCAG GCGATGTTCTCCACTGACCTGATTGAGTCTAAACAGGAGCGAGTTGCCATCAACGGCGTTGAGCCTCAGATGATTGGCATGCTGGTGAGCTACGCCTACACATCAGAGGTCTACATCTCCAAAGCTAATGTGCAG GCTCTGCTGGCAGCAGCCAATCTGCTGGACGTGATGGCAGTGCGAGAGGCCTGTTGTCGTTTCATGGAGCGTCAGATGGATGAGATGAACTGTGTGGGGATTCACTGCTTCGCTGAGGCTCATTCTTGTAAGCGGCTGGAGAACAGCAGCATGGACTACATTTTGGAGCACTTCAGTAATGTTTACCAGCAG GAGGAGTTTCTTTCTCTGTGCGTGGACAAGCTGACAGAAATCCTTGCCAGTGACCATCTCAATGTGCTCAAAGAGGAGGTGGTGTTCGAGGCGGCCATGCTGTGGTTGAATAAATGTCCCTCCCGCAAACAGAGCTTTGAAAAG GTCCTTGAACACATCCGTCTGCCTCTGATCAGCCCTTACTACCTCCACGACGTCATCGAGTCTCTAGATGTGGTGAAGGAGAACCAGGCCTGCCAGAGGCTCATCTCTGAGGCCAAGGACTATCTGCTGCTAAAGGACCGCCGCGGGGAACTCTACTGCCCGAGAGCGAGGCCACGAAGGTCCACAG ggACAGCTGAAGTGATAGTGACAGTCGGTGGGGAGGATGACAAGGTGGTGCTGCGCAGCGTCGAGAGCTTCGATCCTGTGACCAATCAGTGGAAGAATCTGGCATGCCTCCCCTTCGCTGTGAGCAAACACGGGCTGGTGGTGTCGG acTCCACTCTGTATCTGGCAGGAGGAGAATTTCCTGACGGCTCAGCGAGCAGGGAGATGTGGCGTTACGACCCATGCTTTGACTCCTGGTTCGAGATGGCGCCGATGAACGTAGCTCGCTCTGAGTTAG GCCTGGTGATGCTGGACGGTTTTGTTTATGCCGTTGGAGGATGGGAGGGACGTTCTCGCCTGGACTCAGTCGAGTGCTACAACCCTCACACCAACTTGTGGCAGTTCACAGAGCCCGTCAAGATGGCCGTCACAAGTCCTGCCGTGGTCGCCCTGGATGGACTGCTCTATGTTACAG GCGGTGCAGTTCTAGAAGATGGTGACGGCACGGACCTGGCTCAGGTGTACAACCCTAAAACATCAGTTTGGACGGAGATCGCTCCGATGCAGATCGCTCGCTCTGGCTCAGCTGCTTGTACTCTTAAAGGAAAACTTTATGTCATCG GTGGATGGCATGCCTCCACAGAGAACACGGATAAAGTCGAGTGTTACAATCCTAAAACCAACCAGTGGACCATGTGTGCCCCCATGAAGGAGCGACGCTACCGGCCCGGTGCTGCTGTCGTGGACGGAAAGATCTACGTCCTGGGAGGAGAAGAAGGCTGGGACAG GTATCACGACACCATCGAGAGGTACTGTGATGAAACGGACACGTGGGAGATCGTTGGAGAGATGCCGACGAGTCGCAGCTGGCTCAGCTGCGTCTCTCTCCAGCTGAGGAAGGACATCTGCATGAGCAGCTGTCCTGACACACCCAATGATAACTGA